In Candidatus Dormiibacterota bacterium, a single window of DNA contains:
- a CDS encoding HAMP domain-containing sensor histidine kinase, producing the protein MGWLTAVAVLAAIAINVAGIGAIAVAQRGVVEEARRLLRLETEARAGALESVLASTRADLAFLTGSPVFFGLESALVSRDPREARWRRLEAEGALLLFLRGHAETAHLAARSAQGVVLVSAGRRGGIPVLWNPRDTERAVQAEAAAGSEAGTEPLAGRGITGRFEFATGVRRVTGAVMLEATIDGGSLLAHNRAVENPARACALLDRAGALLAAEPDAANAVARATAGAAMGEAGEGSLYAGAPVHTESWSAPSPWRLVCTQRRGPAEALVAPLSARYRMTLLLNLAVMSLALLLGMFAVREGRRRQSLEAAAREEARVRDLERQLFHSERLSTVGRLAAGMAHEINNPLEGMSNYLSLAREDLQRGDAASAARRLEMVQEGLRRAGDIVRQVLQHADPATTPRVILDLSGVLRQTVDFVKSRPEFRAIHFEQDLSARPLDVKGSEALLGQVFMNLILNACEAQPAGGEVRVGTRRDGERMIAEIADRGPGVPREESARIFEPFYSTKHSTGLGLSICYSIVTQHGGDLVVLDREGGGAIFRVSLPAAQRRVA; encoded by the coding sequence GTGGGCTGGCTGACCGCTGTCGCCGTCCTCGCCGCCATCGCCATCAACGTGGCCGGCATCGGTGCCATCGCCGTGGCGCAGCGCGGTGTCGTCGAGGAGGCGCGGAGGCTTCTGCGACTGGAAACCGAGGCGCGCGCCGGGGCGCTCGAGAGCGTCCTCGCGTCGACGCGAGCGGACCTCGCGTTCCTGACCGGCTCACCGGTCTTCTTCGGACTCGAGTCGGCGCTGGTGTCGCGCGACCCCCGGGAAGCCCGCTGGAGGAGACTCGAGGCGGAGGGGGCGCTCCTGCTGTTCCTCCGCGGGCATGCGGAGACGGCGCATCTGGCGGCGCGATCCGCACAGGGGGTGGTCCTCGTCTCGGCCGGCCGGCGCGGCGGAATCCCGGTCCTCTGGAACCCCCGCGACACCGAGCGGGCGGTGCAGGCGGAGGCCGCCGCGGGATCGGAGGCGGGCACGGAGCCGTTGGCGGGCAGGGGGATCACGGGGCGGTTCGAGTTCGCGACGGGTGTCCGGAGGGTCACCGGGGCGGTCATGCTCGAAGCGACGATCGACGGGGGGAGCCTTCTGGCCCACAACCGGGCGGTCGAGAATCCGGCGCGCGCCTGCGCCCTCCTGGACCGCGCCGGTGCGCTCCTGGCGGCGGAGCCGGACGCGGCGAACGCCGTCGCCCGGGCGACGGCGGGTGCGGCCATGGGTGAGGCAGGCGAGGGGTCGCTGTACGCCGGGGCGCCGGTGCACACCGAGAGCTGGTCGGCTCCGTCCCCCTGGCGTCTGGTCTGCACCCAGCGCCGCGGTCCGGCGGAGGCCCTGGTGGCGCCGCTGTCGGCGCGCTACCGCATGACGCTCCTCCTGAACCTGGCGGTCATGAGCCTGGCGCTGCTGCTCGGGATGTTCGCGGTCAGGGAGGGGCGCCGTCGCCAGTCGCTCGAGGCGGCCGCGCGGGAGGAGGCGCGCGTGCGTGATCTGGAGCGACAGCTGTTCCACAGCGAGAGGCTCAGCACGGTCGGTCGGCTCGCCGCCGGCATGGCGCACGAGATCAACAATCCCCTGGAGGGAATGTCGAACTATCTCAGCCTGGCGCGTGAGGACCTGCAGCGCGGCGACGCGGCGTCAGCGGCGCGGCGGCTGGAGATGGTCCAGGAGGGGCTGCGGCGCGCCGGGGACATCGTGCGCCAGGTACTGCAGCACGCCGACCCGGCGACCACGCCGCGCGTGATCCTGGACCTGAGCGGCGTTCTCCGGCAGACGGTCGATTTCGTGAAGTCGCGTCCCGAGTTCCGGGCGATCCATTTCGAGCAGGATCTTTCCGCCCGGCCTCTGGACGTGAAAGGAAGCGAGGCGCTCCTGGGACAGGTGTTCATGAACCTGATCCTGAACGCCTGCGAGGCGCAGCCCGCGGGGGGTGAGGTGCGGGTGGGCACGCGGCGCGACGGGGAGAGGATGATCGCGGAGATCGCCGACCGGGGTCCGGGCGTGCCACGGGAGGAGAGCGCGCGCATCTTCGAGCCGTTCTACTCGACCAAGCACTCGACCGGGCTCGGTCTTTCCATCTGCTATTCGATCGTCACGCAGCACGGCGGCGACCTCGTGGTCCTGGATCGCGAGGGGGGCGGGGCGATCTTCCGGGTCAGCCTTCCCGCGGCGCAGCGGCGCGTCGCCTGA
- a CDS encoding sigma-54 dependent transcriptional regulator has translation MPEKRPARGRVLVVEDEAYVRSSLGELLGQRGFDVDLSGSVADAVASLARSPVDVVLTDLRMPGSDGLDLVKKMQAACPLIPVVVLTGQGTIASAVECIKAGASDYILKPADPDALEVALDRALRTRALQREVDYLRGGALDRDDQPAGVSPAWTAVMETVRSVASSDSTILLLGESGTGKELVARMIHRLGRRSKGPYVRVNCSAIPLEMWESEFFGHRRGSFTGAVADREGRFRLAHRGTLFMDEIADMPLQAQAKILRVLQDGEFDRLGDERPTRVDVRVVAATNSDIDRAVAERRFRQDLFYRLDVVRITLPPLRERKEDVPILAERFAGEVASRLGRPAPRIAKDVLADLMAYSWPGNVRELRNVIERALILDPGPSLASLDLPPVAGLAATPEATARPEEGDLNIRSVLARREKEVVLEALRRSKGLRKEAARLLGIDQRNLAYYLRKHGIDPDEAAD, from the coding sequence ATGCCTGAGAAACGACCGGCGCGCGGCCGGGTCCTGGTCGTGGAGGACGAGGCGTACGTGCGCTCCTCCCTGGGGGAGCTCCTGGGACAGCGGGGCTTCGACGTGGACCTGAGCGGGAGCGTCGCCGACGCGGTCGCGTCCCTGGCGCGGTCGCCGGTGGACGTCGTCCTGACCGATCTCCGCATGCCGGGGTCCGACGGACTCGATCTGGTGAAGAAGATGCAGGCGGCCTGCCCGCTGATCCCGGTCGTCGTCCTCACGGGACAGGGGACGATCGCCTCGGCGGTCGAGTGCATCAAGGCGGGCGCCAGCGACTACATCCTCAAGCCGGCCGATCCGGACGCCCTCGAGGTCGCGCTCGATCGCGCGCTTCGCACGCGGGCCCTGCAGCGTGAGGTGGACTACCTGCGCGGCGGGGCGCTGGACAGGGACGACCAGCCGGCCGGCGTGTCGCCCGCCTGGACGGCCGTGATGGAGACGGTGCGCTCGGTCGCGTCCAGCGACTCGACGATCCTGCTGCTCGGCGAGTCGGGCACCGGCAAGGAGCTGGTGGCGCGGATGATCCACCGCCTGGGACGGCGATCGAAGGGGCCCTACGTGCGCGTGAACTGCTCGGCCATCCCGCTGGAGATGTGGGAGAGCGAATTCTTCGGCCACCGCAGGGGCTCGTTCACGGGCGCCGTCGCCGATCGCGAGGGACGCTTCCGGCTGGCCCATCGCGGCACGCTGTTCATGGACGAGATCGCCGACATGCCCCTCCAGGCCCAGGCCAAGATCCTGCGCGTGCTGCAGGACGGAGAGTTCGACCGGCTCGGCGACGAGCGGCCGACACGCGTGGACGTACGGGTCGTGGCGGCCACCAACAGCGACATCGACCGCGCGGTCGCCGAGCGGCGCTTCCGCCAGGATCTGTTCTACCGGCTCGACGTCGTGCGCATCACGCTCCCGCCGCTGCGCGAACGCAAGGAGGACGTGCCGATCCTCGCGGAACGCTTCGCCGGCGAGGTCGCGTCACGCCTGGGGCGGCCCGCGCCCAGGATCGCGAAAGATGTCCTCGCCGACCTGATGGCGTACTCGTGGCCCGGCAACGTGCGGGAGCTGCGCAATGTGATCGAGCGGGCCCTCATCCTCGACCCCGGTCCCTCCCTGGCGTCGCTCGATCTCCCGCCGGTCGCGGGCCTGGCCGCGACTCCCGAGGCGACGGCGCGGCCGGAGGAGGGGGACCTGAACATCCGGTCGGTCCTGGCGCGACGCGAGAAGGAGGTCGTCCTCGAGGCGCTCAGGCGCTCGAAGGGACTGCGCAAGGAGGCGGCGCGCCTCCTGGGGATCGACCAGCGCAATCTGGCGTACTACCTGCGCAAGCACGGGATCGATCCCGACGAGGCGGCCGACTGA
- a CDS encoding tetratricopeptide repeat protein — translation MAGRRMDDGGRGVRDTAARPSTRLLRGLLIFELLNASYLAAFDSATIFYHAQVVAHLVAGLLIVLVLLARGLPAVRRLRDRCGNASARAWLAVVGAASIVAVGTSLVLAVTGTATRWRLLLGAHIGSAVLALAAAVFWQRARGNRVGARRVAVVLLAALALPAAARGRLWLFPPPTATIVNPTAPPQTPFEEGGGEKSPFFPSSVTTVNDRLIPHDFFLESKACGNRGCHPDITAQWESSMHHFSSFNNQWYRKSIEYMQEVVGTRPSKWCGGCHDQAVLLTGRMDTPIVQQIDTPQAQAGIGCLVCHSIVAVKDTMGQGGYVLEYPEMHRLVASRNPLLHTLHDYMTRLDPGPHKATMLKPFHRQSRAEFCSACHKVHLDVPVNHYRWFRGFNEYDAWQGSGVSHQGARAFYYPDKAKDCADCHMPLVRSDDQGNEAGFVHSHRFPGANTAVPFANRDETQLQATSDFLRAGILTLDIFAASEALPQAPARRSGAPPRAPLGDAAEPQAASFFPELPEVGPGGTPAPGALPRAKRPLLIAPLDRADPFLRTGKTYRIDVVARTRGVGHFFPGGTVDAFDVWLELKAEDAKGRIFYWSGFIEDGGKGPVEAGAHRYRSLLIDAHGNEINKRNAWAARALVYARLIPPGAADVGRFRVTIPAGARGPITLTARMNYRKFHWYNTQFSFAGQGDPEAAAGAVTPDFDDRVFRFTGDTSRVSGQIKGIPDLPVVVVAEDSLTLPIRPAGDRSNRRVAPRPQPMDRERFNDYGIGMLLQGDLVAAKEAFERVTTLDPKYADGYVNVGRVLVQEGDQAAAVPRLERALSLQPDLASAHYFLALALKARGRYDEALLHLRAAAERFPRDRVVRNQIGRILFLKRHHSAAIAEFENTLRVDPEDLTAHYNLMLCYRALGREKDEKREEALYTRFKADESAQAITGPYRRLNTEMNLERQPIHEHPNRYSEPSPAASLRRADTPPGAGRGKETGR, via the coding sequence ATGGCGGGCCGGCGGATGGACGACGGCGGGCGCGGCGTGCGTGACACCGCGGCGCGCCCCAGCACGCGGCTCCTGCGCGGCCTGCTGATCTTCGAGCTGTTGAACGCCTCGTACCTCGCCGCCTTCGATTCCGCGACGATCTTCTATCACGCGCAGGTCGTGGCGCACCTCGTGGCGGGGCTTCTCATCGTCCTGGTCCTCCTGGCGCGCGGTCTCCCGGCCGTGCGCAGGCTCCGGGACCGCTGCGGCAACGCCTCGGCCCGGGCCTGGCTCGCGGTCGTCGGCGCCGCCTCGATCGTCGCGGTCGGGACCAGCCTGGTGCTGGCGGTCACCGGGACCGCCACGCGCTGGCGGCTCCTCCTCGGTGCGCACATCGGCTCCGCCGTCCTGGCGCTCGCCGCCGCCGTCTTCTGGCAGAGGGCGCGCGGCAACCGGGTCGGCGCGCGTCGTGTCGCCGTGGTTCTCCTCGCCGCCCTGGCGCTGCCGGCCGCAGCGCGCGGGCGCCTCTGGCTGTTCCCGCCGCCCACCGCCACCATCGTGAACCCGACCGCCCCGCCGCAGACGCCGTTCGAGGAGGGGGGGGGCGAGAAGAGCCCGTTCTTCCCTTCCTCGGTCACCACGGTCAACGACCGCCTGATCCCGCACGACTTCTTCCTGGAATCGAAGGCCTGCGGCAACAGGGGCTGCCACCCGGACATCACGGCGCAGTGGGAGTCCTCGATGCACCATTTCTCGTCGTTCAACAACCAGTGGTACCGGAAGTCGATCGAGTACATGCAGGAGGTCGTCGGGACGCGTCCCTCGAAATGGTGCGGAGGATGCCACGACCAGGCGGTCCTGCTGACCGGCCGGATGGACACTCCGATCGTGCAGCAGATCGACACGCCGCAGGCCCAGGCCGGGATCGGCTGCCTGGTGTGCCACTCGATCGTGGCGGTGAAGGACACGATGGGTCAGGGGGGGTACGTCCTGGAGTACCCGGAGATGCACCGGCTGGTGGCGAGCCGCAACCCGCTGCTTCACACCCTCCACGACTACATGACGCGTCTCGACCCCGGGCCGCACAAAGCTACGATGCTGAAGCCGTTCCATCGCCAGAGCCGCGCCGAGTTCTGCTCGGCCTGTCACAAGGTGCACCTGGACGTGCCGGTGAACCATTACCGCTGGTTCAGGGGCTTCAACGAGTACGACGCCTGGCAGGGCAGCGGCGTCTCGCACCAGGGGGCGCGCGCCTTCTACTACCCGGACAAGGCGAAGGACTGCGCCGACTGCCACATGCCGCTGGTCCGTTCCGACGACCAGGGAAACGAGGCCGGCTTCGTGCACTCGCACCGGTTTCCGGGGGCGAACACCGCCGTGCCGTTCGCCAACCGCGACGAGACCCAGCTTCAAGCCACAAGCGATTTCCTCAGGGCCGGCATCCTGACTCTCGACATCTTCGCGGCCAGCGAGGCGCTGCCTCAGGCCCCCGCCCGCAGATCGGGCGCCCCGCCCAGAGCACCCCTCGGCGACGCCGCCGAGCCGCAGGCCGCCTCCTTCTTTCCGGAGCTGCCCGAGGTGGGACCGGGCGGGACGCCGGCCCCCGGGGCCCTCCCGCGCGCGAAGCGTCCCCTCCTGATCGCCCCTCTCGATCGCGCCGATCCGTTCCTGCGGACCGGCAAGACCTACCGCATCGACGTCGTGGCGCGCACGCGCGGCGTCGGTCATTTTTTCCCGGGAGGGACCGTGGACGCCTTCGATGTCTGGCTGGAGCTGAAGGCGGAGGATGCGAAGGGCAGGATCTTCTACTGGAGCGGCTTCATCGAGGACGGCGGCAAGGGGCCGGTGGAAGCGGGGGCGCATCGCTACAGGTCGCTCCTGATCGACGCGCACGGGAACGAGATCAACAAGCGGAACGCCTGGGCGGCGCGGGCGCTCGTGTACGCGCGCCTGATCCCGCCCGGGGCGGCCGACGTCGGCCGTTTTCGCGTCACGATTCCTGCGGGCGCGCGTGGTCCGATCACGCTCACGGCCCGCATGAACTACAGGAAATTCCACTGGTACAACACGCAGTTCTCCTTCGCGGGTCAGGGAGACCCGGAGGCGGCGGCGGGGGCCGTGACGCCCGATTTCGACGACAGGGTCTTCCGGTTCACCGGCGACACCTCGCGCGTCTCCGGGCAGATCAAGGGGATCCCCGACCTGCCGGTGGTTGTGGTGGCCGAGGACAGTCTGACCCTGCCGATCCGTCCCGCCGGAGACAGGAGCAACCGCAGAGTGGCGCCGCGGCCCCAGCCCATGGATCGGGAGCGTTTCAACGACTACGGCATCGGCATGCTGCTCCAGGGGGATCTGGTGGCGGCGAAGGAGGCGTTCGAGCGGGTCACGACCCTCGACCCGAAATACGCCGACGGCTACGTCAATGTCGGCCGGGTGCTGGTGCAGGAGGGGGACCAGGCCGCGGCGGTGCCGAGACTCGAGCGGGCCCTCTCCCTCCAGCCGGACCTGGCGAGCGCCCATTACTTCCTGGCCCTGGCGCTGAAGGCGCGCGGCCGCTACGACGAAGCGCTCCTGCACCTCCGGGCGGCGGCGGAGCGTTTCCCGCGCGACCGGGTCGTGCGCAACCAGATCGGGCGGATCCTCTTCCTGAAGCGCCACCATTCGGCGGCCATCGCCGAGTTCGAGAACACCCTGCGCGTCGACCCCGAGGACCTGACGGCGCACTACAACCTGATGCTCTGCTACAGGGCTCTCGGCCGTGAGAAGGACGAGAAGCGCGAGGAGGCCCTCTACACCCGCTTCAAGGCCGATGAGTCCGCCCAGGCGATCACCGGCCCGTACCGCCGCCTGAACACCGAGATGAACCTGGAGCGACAGCCGATCCACGAGCACCCGAACCGCTACAGTGAACCGTCCCCGGCCGCGTCCCTCCGCCGGGCGGACACCCCTCCCGGCGCCGGCCGGGGGAAGGAGACCGGTCGATGA
- a CDS encoding CRTAC1 family protein: MRRMPLAGRAALLAVLALAGCGRRNASPAAETKAPAPPANAVLFTDVTRAAGIGFVHNSGASGRKYLPETMGSGVAFLDYDDDGRQDLFFVQSADWPGNRRHKTTQALYRNKGDGTFEDVTRKAGLAVELYAIGVAAGDYDNDGHVDLFINALGPDRLFRNRGDGTFEDVTEKAGVSDPGFGTSATWVDYDRDGRLDLFACNYVQWSRKDDIFCTLDGVDKSYCTPESYRGVTNRLFRNRGDGTFEDVSERAGVYDPTGKSLGVVALDYDGDGWPDLAVANDTQPNFLYHNKRDGTFEEVGKVAGIAFSEEGKARGAMGIDAADYDGSGRDSLVIGNFSNEMLALYHNEGRGLFIDDAAMSGIGQPSLLTLAFGCFFFDFDLDGVLDIFVANGHVENDINRVQPSVTYAQPPHLFRGLGGGRFEPIGGRSGADLQRPLVARGAAYADFDGDGDLDIAVAANNGPPVLLRNDGGNSYGWLRLRLVGRGKSNRDAVGAVVRLKAGSITGTRTVRSAASYASQSELELTFGLGPARHGDSPTVDLQITWPDGTQQPVLGIEPGRLHVIEESSQVDR, translated from the coding sequence ATGAGGCGGATGCCGCTGGCGGGACGGGCGGCGCTCCTGGCCGTGCTCGCGCTCGCGGGGTGCGGGCGCAGGAACGCGTCGCCGGCCGCGGAGACCAAGGCGCCGGCGCCACCGGCGAACGCGGTGCTGTTCACGGACGTGACGCGGGCGGCGGGGATCGGCTTCGTGCACAACAGCGGCGCCTCCGGCAGGAAATACCTGCCGGAAACGATGGGTTCGGGCGTGGCGTTCCTGGATTACGACGACGACGGCCGACAGGACCTGTTCTTCGTCCAGAGCGCCGACTGGCCCGGGAATCGGCGCCACAAGACCACCCAGGCGTTGTACCGCAACAAGGGGGACGGCACGTTCGAGGACGTGACCCGGAAGGCCGGTCTGGCGGTGGAGCTGTACGCCATCGGCGTGGCGGCCGGCGATTACGACAACGACGGCCACGTCGACCTGTTCATCAACGCACTCGGTCCCGACCGGCTGTTCCGCAACCGCGGTGACGGGACGTTCGAGGACGTGACGGAGAAGGCGGGCGTGTCCGACCCCGGCTTCGGGACGAGCGCCACCTGGGTCGACTACGACAGGGACGGCCGGCTCGACCTGTTCGCGTGCAATTACGTGCAGTGGTCCCGGAAGGACGACATCTTCTGCACTCTCGACGGCGTCGACAAGTCGTACTGCACGCCCGAATCGTACCGCGGCGTGACCAACCGTCTGTTCCGCAACAGGGGGGACGGGACCTTCGAGGACGTGTCGGAAAGAGCGGGGGTCTACGACCCGACCGGGAAATCGCTCGGGGTCGTCGCCCTCGACTACGACGGTGACGGCTGGCCGGACCTGGCCGTCGCCAACGACACGCAGCCGAACTTCCTGTACCACAACAAGAGGGACGGCACGTTCGAGGAGGTGGGCAAGGTCGCCGGCATCGCCTTCAGCGAAGAGGGCAAGGCGCGCGGCGCCATGGGGATCGATGCCGCCGACTACGACGGCAGCGGGCGCGACAGCCTGGTGATCGGCAACTTCTCGAACGAGATGCTCGCCCTGTACCACAACGAGGGACGCGGCCTGTTCATCGACGACGCGGCGATGTCCGGCATCGGCCAGCCCAGCCTCCTCACCCTCGCCTTCGGCTGCTTCTTCTTCGATTTCGACCTGGACGGTGTCCTCGACATCTTCGTGGCGAACGGCCACGTCGAGAACGACATCAACCGCGTGCAGCCGTCCGTGACCTACGCCCAGCCGCCGCACCTGTTCCGGGGTCTCGGGGGTGGGCGCTTCGAGCCGATCGGGGGCCGGTCGGGGGCCGACCTGCAGCGGCCGCTCGTGGCGCGCGGCGCCGCTTACGCCGACTTCGACGGCGACGGCGATCTGGACATCGCCGTCGCCGCCAACAACGGCCCGCCCGTCCTCCTGCGCAACGACGGCGGCAACTCCTATGGCTGGCTGCGTCTGCGCCTCGTCGGCCGCGGCAAGTCGAACCGGGACGCGGTCGGCGCCGTCGTCCGGCTCAAGGCGGGCAGCATCACCGGCACGCGCACCGTCCGCTCCGCCGCGTCCTACGCGTCGCAGAGCGAGCTCGAGCTGACCTTCGGTCTCGGCCCCGCCCGGCACGGAGACTCCCCGACCGTCGATCTCCAGATCACGTGGCCGGACGGCACGCAGCAACCGGTCTTGGGGATCGAGCCCGGCCGCCTGCACGTGATCGAGGAATCCTCCCAGGTCGATCGATAG
- a CDS encoding YaeQ family protein yields the protein MAQTATIYSLDTELADIDRGVYETFGLRLARQPSETLEYMLTRFLAYCLEYTEGIELTEGVAAGDEPAVLVRDRTGRVTAWIEVGMPEAQRLHRGSKLAGRAAVYTHRNIAQVLAGLSGKNIHRAPEIPVYELGRGFVDAIAAVVQRRAAVTVSITEREMYLDIDGRAFSTTVVEHRIG from the coding sequence ATGGCCCAGACGGCGACGATCTACAGCCTGGACACCGAGCTGGCCGACATCGATCGCGGCGTGTACGAGACCTTCGGGTTGCGCCTGGCGAGGCAGCCGTCCGAGACCCTCGAATACATGCTGACCCGGTTCCTCGCCTACTGCCTCGAATACACCGAAGGGATCGAGCTCACCGAGGGGGTCGCGGCGGGGGACGAGCCGGCCGTGCTGGTGCGGGACAGGACGGGCCGCGTCACGGCCTGGATCGAAGTCGGCATGCCCGAAGCGCAACGGCTGCACCGGGGCAGCAAGCTCGCCGGCCGCGCGGCCGTGTACACACATCGGAACATCGCCCAGGTGCTGGCGGGCCTGAGCGGGAAGAACATCCACCGCGCGCCGGAGATCCCGGTCTACGAGCTCGGCCGTGGCTTCGTGGACGCGATCGCCGCAGTGGTGCAGCGGCGGGCCGCGGTGACCGTCTCGATCACGGAGCGCGAGATGTACCTGGACATCGACGGACGGGCCTTCAGCACCACGGTGGTGGAGCATCGCATCGGATGA
- a CDS encoding aminoacetone oxidase family FAD-binding enzyme: protein MKRVAVIGAGAAGTMAAIFAASQGSQTLLLERTADGGRKILISGGGRCNILPARVDESRFVTDSSSALMRKMLRSWPLREQIAFFEDEVGLRLVEEPESAKLFPASNRAREVRDGLLALAARRGATLLMNTRVTGFAPSGRGWRIEREGDASLQADAVVVATGGLSVPSTGSDGLGLQVAERLGHAVHPTYAALTPITADPAPFANLAGVSLNVTITARAQGRAATSTGGFLFTHRGYSGPAVLDVSHVAVRSRAATTSPARFLVRWTPLGDEDWESALRPRGTGTVSGALRAVLPDRLAAALSASVSVDPGRTLAGLRRDERLRLIETLVRGVLPWTGDEGYRKAEVTGGGVSLSEIDPGTMESRRHPGLFLCGEMLDSFGPIGGYNFLWAWATGRAAGLGAARAS, encoded by the coding sequence ATGAAGCGTGTCGCGGTGATCGGCGCCGGCGCAGCAGGAACGATGGCGGCGATCTTCGCGGCGTCGCAGGGGTCGCAGACACTCCTCCTGGAGCGCACCGCGGACGGCGGACGGAAGATCCTCATCAGCGGCGGCGGTCGATGCAACATCCTGCCCGCACGGGTCGACGAGTCCCGCTTCGTCACCGATTCCTCCTCCGCCCTGATGCGCAAGATGCTCCGGTCCTGGCCCCTGCGCGAGCAGATCGCCTTCTTCGAGGACGAGGTCGGTCTGAGGCTCGTGGAAGAGCCGGAGTCGGCGAAGCTCTTCCCGGCCTCGAATCGGGCCCGTGAGGTGCGGGACGGGCTGCTCGCGCTGGCGGCCCGCCGGGGGGCGACCCTGCTGATGAACACCAGGGTGACCGGATTCGCGCCTTCCGGCCGGGGCTGGCGGATCGAGCGGGAGGGGGACGCCTCTCTGCAGGCGGATGCGGTGGTCGTGGCCACGGGCGGTCTCTCCGTTCCGTCCACCGGCAGCGACGGCCTCGGTCTCCAGGTCGCCGAGCGGCTGGGTCATGCGGTCCATCCGACCTACGCGGCGCTCACGCCGATCACGGCCGACCCCGCTCCATTCGCGAATCTCGCGGGCGTTTCGCTGAACGTCACGATCACAGCCCGGGCCCAAGGGCGGGCCGCCACTTCGACCGGAGGATTCCTGTTCACGCACCGCGGCTACAGCGGACCCGCGGTGCTCGATGTTTCGCACGTGGCCGTGCGCTCGCGGGCCGCCACGACATCGCCGGCGCGTTTTCTGGTGCGCTGGACGCCGCTCGGGGACGAGGACTGGGAGTCGGCCCTGCGCCCGCGGGGGACCGGGACCGTGTCGGGGGCGCTGCGAGCGGTGCTCCCGGACCGCCTGGCGGCCGCGCTATCGGCGTCGGTGTCGGTCGACCCGGGGCGGACGCTCGCGGGGCTGCGCCGCGACGAGCGTCTCCGGCTGATCGAGACGCTGGTGCGCGGCGTCCTTCCTTGGACGGGGGACGAGGGGTACAGGAAGGCCGAAGTGACCGGGGGCGGAGTGAGCCTGTCGGAGATCGATCCCGGAACGATGGAGAGCCGGAGGCATCCCGGCCTGTTCCTCTGCGGGGAGATGCTCGACTCGTTCGGCCCGATCGGCGGCTACAACTTTCTCTGGGCGTGGGCGACGGGACGCGCCGCGGGGCTCGGAGCCGCGCGCGCGTCGTGA